The Methylomusa anaerophila genome has a segment encoding these proteins:
- a CDS encoding two-partner secretion domain-containing protein, protein MLNPKRPGHTSAFGCQSLKKWLIWLTAILQLCQPTLAGASAIVDKSAPGSNRPYVEFTANGLPVVQITTPSAAGVSRNIFRQFDVFSQGLILNNSRDIINTQLAGYIAGNPFLLKGSARIILSEVSGPQASHLNGYTEIAGQKAEFILANPNGIFVNGAGFINTSHATLTTGAPVFGGDGSLSAFRVSGGQISIDGAGLNGGDTDRVDLISRAVTANAGIWANELNVVTGTNEVQYDTLYTDKISAASNKPAVAIDVGALGGMYANKIYLVGTEQGVGVNSQGIISAITGDLTVTGEGKVTLAGNTTAGENIYISAQGGLDTQDLVYAAKSVNLTTPAGLTNAGLIAAGEHTTLTAAAVDSTGTIGAGINSDGTIAPNGDINITTTGSTKAGGQNTAAGNLTIRAAAVDLSGANTYAGQNINLTARTGDIANTGGTIQAMGSLNAKANGTLNNDQNPIGTKGQLQADQITITAGSVSNMGGVISQTGTKTTLITAQGTINNSQGEIGTHGDKLTIEAAELNNTTGKIIHAGGQELTIRTSGDTINTSGQIGANGANLTIEAQNLINTKGSIVHAGAQNLTLKTAGDTLNTGGQIDTNGQLTLTAQNLDNSSGQINSQKDMDIRLGSGLINETGVIRGGSAVKIAAADTVHNRRGTIEAGQGLNIRARSLQNENGRVANLDSGLLTITVRQDINNQGGQIGSNGKAELTANTVNNQSGTLTAQNNLTIRVGEKLDSNEASTIAAGGDLAINSGGVINLAGSTTANQNITLTAQGDIHNQGTVYAGRDATLAAQGALTNTGTLAAQNNITINVGERLDSNEASTIAAGGALAINSGGVINLAGATTANQNITLAAQGDINNQGTVYAGQDAAIGAGGALTNTGAITAGGNTGITANTVSSSGTLGAGVTREGKLGGSGNLTVAAQDTLTATGQNLAAGNMLLQGTAINLTGAVNQAGGSAALRATTGDITHTGASLDVGDKLDISAAKTFNNDKNAGGTAGQIQAGQVTITAANIANRGGSILQIGSEEAAITAAHTLDNSGGKIAANGAAKIKVGELINQGGSIQTSGLDNNNLVLDARGSINNSLYNGQAGIISAGGSTTITADSLNNSQGQITAGQTLSATVTQDITNTQGLLAANQNAAVSAGRIHNTQGTIAAVQGQADVTAATGILDNTAGRVEAQKETRIFAIGLNNTEGVILGGSLDVNTNNQRTDNTRGSIAAAAGPATIRSGIFINEAGLVQAAGDLTLDTGGQTLANTNSGATGGIIGRGSVNLLTGSLTNQAGYIYGENTLTVKSADINNSQGGLLTSAGAMDITAASLNNQGGQIQAGQVTITAADIANRGGSILQTGSEEAAITAAHTLDNSGGKIAANGAAKIKVGELINQGGSIQTSGLDNNNLVLDARGSINNSLYNGQAGIISAGGSTTITADSLNNSQGQITAGQTLSATVTQDITNTQGLLAANQNVAVSAGRIHNTQGTIAAVQGQADVTATTGILDNTAGRVEAQKETRIFAIGLNNTEGVILGGSLDVNTNNQRTDNTRGSIAAAGPATIRSGIFINEAGLVQAAGDLILDTGGQTLANTNSGATGGIIGRGSVNLLTGSLTNQAGYIYGENTLTVKSADINNSQGGLLTSAGAMDITAASLNNQGGQIQALGNVGIQLGGTFRNAQSLVRAGQTLTIRAAAIDNTNTQETNQGIEGRSVNLTAAQIDNSQGAIRANETLTLTGSGQINNSQGLVSAGKTLTLQDANLDNKTLQINNSGGTLIAGQQLNINSAGLTGDGKIVSQGDLTIKLTQDYTHTGELEANGDLKLETAGAFTNKTALQAGNSLTVIAGSIDNTVDGQISGKNTAVAADTLTNRGLIDGGTTLIEAGTLNNLGTGRIYGDQLAIEANTLTNDVENGTAPAIAARNRLDIGAQTLVNREHALIYSDGDMAVGGSLAADKTATGQAAVVNNNSATIEARGNLSLFSHEINNTNEHFSTVIEKTQEQQMEEYQGSGSPNRYLAGTPGVYIYNDESDHLQTPAGGFESWLAYRYTRTTMESKVETSDPGQILSGGAMQIIADTVTNDKSKIIAGGTISGSIGALNNIGFEGQRITTDSGTVTSYWRNHRRGRDDTGSSSTGYNPPDVIQNITLAEGEYQENAAPSLDSAKPGDRSSGSVQQTAAGANPAGVATNGGAAVTAGVTAVAAGATAGTAVVTPGGAAVLPGVQVTTPTGKIIRTGGVNIQLANNSLFTINKNPNNNFLFGVDPQFANNQQWLSSEYLLNNLSFQRGDPPPRLGDGFYEQKMIQQQVTQLTGRRFLKDFTNDQDQYQALLNNALAYAQDHQLTVGTPLTEDQMAELTSDLVWLVEKDVILPDGQTTRALVPQLYVCALKEGDLAASGALLSGYDVKLNLSGDLTNSGGIAGNNLVALTAENIRNLGGSIRGNNLDLQARTDLDNIGGRLEAVSSLTAQAGRDLNLVTTTTAAANDNGSRTVIDRIAGLYVTGSNGLLLASAQRNVNLTAAEINNSGTDSQTTLAAGQDLNLGTVGQSGSNRLVWDGNNRRSDSFSSETGTTIQTQGSTELQAGNDLNARAAYLDSQGPLTLTAGRDVNLTAGQSSDNVEENHQHKGTSGFFSSTTYTTHDQVQETLSQGTTLSADSISVQTGRDINISGSNVAATHDVTLQAGNDITLTAAQQTSQEEHMRQQKTSGLFSSGGLGFTIGSKSEKTTLDQQTMEQAGSTIGSIDGNVNLIAGNQVNSAGTTIISGQDTNISGKNVTIDNTVNTYDSQYKYEFKQSGLSVSLGGGVIDAATGAYNDIQRSGQVQDDRLKTLYEYKAVKDLEKLKDFKGNLTKGVGVGVSIGSSQMSAEQTTHAETVNPSNINAGGNVNITATDGDINLIATNIHAIDVLLDAKQNLNLDAAQNQQQIDGKTSSSSWSLGASFGLDGNFTGLTGGFGSGHGTENGNTVTHTGSVIDAAGTVTLKSGNDTNIIGSQVKGDKVVADIGGNLNLASTQDSDDYTANNQSTGIGFGTGKISGTTGSFNTGKTNSNYDSVTGQAGIFAGAEGFDIYVGKNTDLKGAVISSEATPDKNKLSTDTLTYSDIENKAEYSASSKGIGYAAGKDANGNDVEKKDLGLTPNLGVSASGDASSTTQSAISPGTIEVRSNPNQDLSGLSRDPAGALNALDQIFDKKTVQEKQELAQLFGEVAYKAIGDLALSQYKKAASDLANATPETDAYNEALARRDAWAPGGANEIALHALAGGIMSDLGGNSFGSGAVGAGVSEAIHGQLQNLSPDLQQWASAIIGAAASEIAGGSGQTGASTAVSGIVNNGLMHDQQMKMYSDLSNAIVKAQNTGNTEDIVKAILDWSTVNTNNNRNPNNSGLGEAADKDADTINILNAAAQQLGIDFNYNEGGSLSDNLASFRQAMIPSNPDNVPTISTGTLLAGAATAVVAGVTLYYVAGNWYKAAATGTVTGTVWDKITPIASNLPGTAIPATFQLQTAQRVLYVNSNATKHMAENINRFGAESWTAEIRSQAMLSSFNSAVQQGMANLATSAPGRYFINVGGWELGINTETGVIYHALYK, encoded by the coding sequence GGCGTATCCCGCAACATCTTTCGGCAATTCGACGTCTTTTCCCAGGGACTCATACTAAACAACTCCCGCGACATAATAAACACCCAGTTAGCCGGCTATATCGCCGGCAATCCGTTCCTGCTCAAAGGATCAGCCAGAATTATCTTAAGCGAAGTCAGCGGGCCCCAAGCCAGCCATCTGAACGGCTATACCGAAATCGCCGGCCAAAAAGCCGAATTCATTCTGGCCAACCCTAACGGCATCTTTGTAAATGGAGCCGGTTTTATCAACACCAGCCACGCCACCCTCACCACCGGCGCCCCGGTATTCGGCGGCGACGGCAGCCTAAGCGCCTTCCGGGTAAGCGGCGGCCAAATCAGCATTGACGGTGCCGGACTCAACGGCGGCGACACCGACCGGGTGGACCTCATCAGCCGGGCGGTAACCGCCAATGCCGGTATCTGGGCCAACGAACTCAACGTCGTTACCGGCACAAATGAAGTCCAATACGACACACTCTATACAGATAAAATAAGCGCCGCCAGCAACAAACCCGCCGTAGCCATAGACGTAGGCGCTTTAGGCGGCATGTACGCCAACAAAATCTACCTTGTCGGCACCGAACAAGGGGTAGGGGTGAACAGCCAGGGAATAATTTCGGCAATCACCGGCGACCTAACCGTCACCGGTGAAGGCAAAGTCACCCTTGCCGGCAACACAACCGCCGGGGAAAATATCTATATTTCCGCGCAAGGCGGCCTCGATACCCAGGACCTAGTATACGCCGCAAAAAGCGTCAACCTTACCACCCCGGCCGGACTCACCAACGCCGGACTCATTGCCGCCGGAGAGCACACCACCCTTACCGCAGCTGCCGTTGACTCAACCGGCACAATCGGCGCCGGCATAAATAGCGACGGAACCATCGCCCCAAACGGCGACATCAACATCACAACAACCGGCAGCACAAAAGCCGGCGGGCAGAACACAGCCGCCGGTAATCTAACCATTCGGGCCGCAGCCGTCGACTTAAGCGGCGCCAACACCTACGCCGGTCAAAACATAAACCTCACAGCCCGGACAGGGGACATTGCCAACACCGGCGGGACAATACAAGCCATGGGCAGCCTTAACGCCAAAGCTAACGGAACACTCAACAACGACCAAAACCCCATCGGGACCAAAGGACAGCTCCAGGCCGACCAAATCACCATAACCGCCGGATCCGTCAGCAACATGGGCGGCGTAATCAGCCAAACCGGAACAAAAACCACCCTGATAACAGCTCAAGGCACGATCAACAACTCCCAGGGAGAAATTGGGACTCACGGCGACAAACTGACAATAGAGGCCGCAGAACTAAATAACACTACAGGGAAAATCATCCATGCCGGTGGACAAGAATTAACCATCCGGACAAGCGGCGACACGATAAACACCAGCGGACAAATCGGCGCCAACGGCGCCAACCTGACAATCGAAGCTCAAAACCTCATCAACACCAAAGGGTCAATCGTCCATGCCGGCGCCCAAAACCTAACACTCAAGACGGCAGGAGACACCCTCAACACCGGGGGACAAATTGACACGAACGGACAACTTACCCTCACCGCCCAAAACCTTGACAACTCCAGCGGCCAAATCAACAGCCAAAAAGACATGGACATCCGCCTCGGTTCCGGTCTAATCAATGAAACCGGTGTCATTCGCGGCGGCAGCGCGGTGAAAATAGCGGCTGCCGACACCGTCCACAACCGGCGGGGAACCATCGAGGCCGGCCAGGGACTGAATATAAGAGCCCGATCCCTGCAAAATGAAAACGGTCGGGTGGCCAACCTGGATAGCGGCCTGTTGACCATCACCGTCCGTCAGGACATCAACAATCAAGGCGGCCAAATCGGTAGCAACGGAAAGGCCGAGCTCACAGCCAATACAGTCAACAATCAAAGCGGCACCCTCACCGCCCAAAACAACCTAACCATCCGGGTAGGGGAAAAACTGGACAGTAATGAGGCCAGCACCATCGCCGCCGGCGGCGACCTTGCCATCAACAGCGGCGGCGTCATCAACCTGGCCGGCTCAACCACCGCCAATCAAAACATCACCCTCACCGCCCAAGGCGACATTCATAACCAAGGTACCGTCTACGCCGGCCGAGATGCAACCCTTGCCGCCCAAGGCGCCCTCACCAATACCGGCACCCTTGCCGCCCAAAACAACATAACCATCAATGTAGGGGAAAGACTGGACAGTAATGAGGCCAGCACCATCGCTGCCGGCGGCGCCCTTGCCATCAACAGCGGCGGCGTCATCAACCTGGCCGGCGCGACCACCGCCAATCAAAACATCACCCTCGCCGCCCAAGGCGATATAAATAACCAAGGTACCGTCTATGCCGGCCAAGATGCTGCCATTGGCGCCGGCGGCGCCCTCACCAATACCGGCGCCATCACCGCCGGCGGCAACACCGGCATTACGGCCAACACCGTATCCTCCAGCGGTACCCTTGGGGCAGGCGTTACCCGTGAAGGTAAACTTGGCGGCAGTGGCAATCTCACGGTGGCTGCCCAAGACACCCTCACCGCCACCGGCCAAAACCTAGCCGCCGGCAATATGCTCCTGCAAGGAACAGCCATTAACCTGACCGGGGCCGTGAACCAGGCAGGAGGCAGTGCCGCCCTTCGCGCCACAACAGGAGACATCACCCATACGGGCGCAAGCCTGGATGTGGGCGACAAGCTTGACATCAGCGCTGCCAAGACCTTTAATAATGACAAAAATGCCGGGGGAACCGCCGGACAAATCCAGGCGGGTCAAGTAACCATCACCGCCGCCAACATAGCCAACCGAGGCGGCAGCATCCTGCAGATCGGCAGCGAAGAAGCCGCCATAACCGCAGCCCATACCCTCGACAACAGCGGCGGTAAAATTGCCGCCAATGGCGCCGCCAAGATAAAAGTCGGCGAACTTATCAACCAGGGAGGCAGCATCCAAACCTCCGGGCTTGATAATAACAATCTGGTCCTTGATGCCCGCGGCAGCATCAACAACAGCCTATATAACGGACAGGCGGGAATCATCAGTGCCGGCGGCAGCACAACCATAACCGCCGACAGCCTCAACAACAGCCAGGGACAAATTACCGCCGGTCAAACCTTAAGCGCAACAGTTACCCAAGACATCACCAATACGCAAGGACTACTGGCGGCCAACCAAAACGCCGCCGTCAGCGCCGGCCGGATCCACAACACCCAGGGTACCATCGCCGCCGTACAGGGGCAAGCCGACGTCACCGCGGCCACCGGTATTCTTGATAACACGGCAGGGCGGGTGGAAGCCCAAAAGGAAACCCGCATCTTCGCCATTGGCTTAAACAACACAGAAGGTGTCATCCTCGGCGGCAGCCTGGACGTCAACACCAATAACCAACGGACTGACAACACGCGCGGCAGTATCGCCGCCGCCGCCGGCCCGGCCACCATCCGCAGCGGCATCTTTATCAACGAAGCCGGCCTGGTTCAGGCAGCAGGCGATCTCACCCTCGACACCGGCGGGCAAACCCTTGCCAACACCAATTCCGGCGCCACCGGCGGTATCATTGGCCGCGGCAGCGTCAACCTGCTCACCGGCAGCCTTACCAACCAGGCCGGCTACATTTACGGCGAAAATACACTTACAGTAAAAAGCGCCGACATCAACAATAGCCAGGGCGGTCTGCTGACCAGCGCCGGGGCAATGGACATCACCGCCGCCTCGCTAAACAACCAGGGCGGACAAATCCAGGCGGGTCAAGTAACCATAACCGCCGCCGACATAGCCAACCGAGGCGGCAGCATCCTGCAGACCGGCAGCGAAGAAGCCGCCATAACCGCAGCCCATACCCTCGACAACAGCGGCGGCAAGATTGCCGCCAATGGCGCCGCCAAGATAAAAGTCGGCGAACTTATCAACCAGGGAGGCAGCATCCAAACCTCCGGGCTTGATAATAACAATCTGGTCCTTGATGCCCGCGGCAGCATCAACAACAGCCTATATAACGGACAGGCGGGAATCATCAGTGCCGGCGGCAGCACAACCATAACCGCCGACAGCCTCAACAACAGCCAGGGACAAATTACCGCCGGTCAAACCTTAAGCGCAACGGTTACCCAAGACATCACCAATACGCAAGGACTACTGGCGGCCAACCAAAACGTCGCCGTCAGCGCCGGCCGGATCCACAACACCCAGGGTACCATCGCCGCCGTACAGGGGCAAGCCGACGTCACCGCAACCACCGGTATTCTTGATAACACGGCAGGGCGGGTGGAAGCCCAAAAGGAAACCCGCATCTTCGCCATTGGCTTAAACAACACAGAAGGTGTCATCCTCGGCGGCAGCCTGGACGTCAACACCAATAACCAACGGACTGACAACACGCGCGGCAGTATCGCCGCCGCCGGCCCGGCCACCATCCGCAGCGGCATCTTTATCAACGAAGCCGGCCTGGTTCAGGCAGCAGGCGATCTCATCCTCGACACCGGCGGGCAAACCCTTGCCAACACCAATTCCGGCGCCACCGGCGGTATCATTGGCCGCGGCAGCGTCAACCTGCTCACCGGCAGCCTTACCAACCAGGCCGGCTACATTTACGGCGAAAATACACTTACAGTAAAAAGCGCCGACATCAACAATAGCCAGGGCGGTCTGCTGACCAGCGCCGGGGCAATGGACATCACCGCCGCCTCGCTAAACAACCAGGGCGGACAAATCCAGGCCCTGGGCAATGTAGGCATCCAACTCGGCGGCACATTCCGCAATGCGCAAAGCCTGGTGCGGGCCGGTCAAACCCTCACCATCCGCGCCGCCGCCATCGACAACACCAATACCCAGGAGACAAACCAGGGGATCGAAGGCCGGTCGGTAAATCTTACCGCCGCCCAAATCGACAACAGCCAGGGCGCCATCCGGGCCAACGAAACCTTGACCCTGACCGGCAGCGGTCAGATCAACAACAGCCAGGGCTTGGTCTCTGCCGGAAAAACCCTTACCCTGCAAGATGCCAACCTGGACAACAAGACCCTGCAGATCAACAACAGCGGCGGAACATTGATCGCCGGGCAGCAACTCAATATCAACAGCGCCGGCCTCACAGGCGACGGCAAAATCGTAAGCCAGGGCGATCTTACCATTAAACTCACCCAAGACTATACCCACACCGGTGAACTGGAAGCCAACGGCGACCTCAAACTGGAAACCGCCGGCGCCTTCACCAACAAAACAGCCCTTCAAGCCGGGAACAGCCTTACCGTCATCGCCGGCAGCATCGACAACACCGTAGACGGTCAAATCAGCGGCAAAAACACCGCCGTTGCCGCCGATACCCTTACCAACCGGGGACTCATTGACGGCGGCACAACCCTGATCGAGGCAGGAACCCTCAACAATCTGGGAACCGGCCGTATCTACGGCGACCAACTGGCCATTGAGGCCAATACCCTCACCAACGATGTGGAAAATGGCACGGCGCCCGCCATCGCCGCCCGCAATCGCCTGGATATAGGCGCCCAGACCCTTGTTAACCGGGAACACGCCCTCATCTACAGTGACGGCGACATGGCTGTCGGGGGCAGCCTGGCGGCAGACAAAACAGCAACCGGCCAGGCAGCCGTAGTCAACAACAACAGCGCCACCATAGAAGCCCGGGGCAATCTCAGCCTCTTTAGCCATGAAATCAACAACACCAACGAACACTTCAGCACCGTCATAGAAAAAACCCAGGAACAACAAATGGAAGAATACCAAGGTAGCGGATCTCCTAACCGCTACCTTGCCGGCACCCCCGGCGTCTACATCTATAACGACGAATCCGACCATCTCCAAACTCCCGCAGGCGGATTTGAGAGCTGGCTGGCCTACCGTTACACCCGGACGACAATGGAAAGCAAAGTAGAAACCTCCGACCCCGGTCAAATCTTATCCGGCGGCGCCATGCAAATCATCGCCGACACCGTCACCAACGACAAGAGCAAAATCATCGCCGGCGGCACCATAAGCGGCAGCATTGGCGCCTTAAACAACATCGGCTTCGAGGGACAGCGCATCACTACCGACAGCGGCACCGTCACCTCCTACTGGCGCAACCACCGCCGCGGCCGCGATGATACCGGCAGCAGTTCAACCGGGTATAACCCGCCAGACGTGATTCAGAATATCACACTGGCGGAAGGGGAGTATCAAGAAAACGCGGCCCCATCACTAGACAGCGCCAAACCAGGCGACCGATCAAGCGGCAGCGTCCAGCAAACGGCAGCCGGAGCAAATCCTGCCGGTGTCGCCACTAACGGCGGCGCTGCCGTCACCGCCGGCGTCACTGCCGTCGCAGCCGGCGCCACAGCCGGCACCGCAGTCGTCACACCCGGCGGCGCTGCCGTCCTACCCGGCGTCCAGGTTACGACCCCTACCGGCAAAATCATCCGCACGGGCGGAGTTAACATCCAGCTAGCCAACAACAGCCTCTTTACAATCAACAAAAACCCCAACAACAACTTCCTGTTCGGGGTAGACCCCCAATTCGCCAACAACCAGCAATGGCTTTCCTCCGAATACCTGCTCAACAACCTTTCCTTCCAACGCGGCGACCCGCCCCCACGGTTAGGCGACGGTTTCTATGAACAAAAAATGATCCAGCAACAAGTAACACAACTCACCGGCAGGCGTTTCCTCAAAGACTTCACCAACGACCAGGACCAGTACCAAGCCCTGCTGAACAACGCCTTAGCCTATGCCCAAGACCACCAATTGACCGTTGGCACACCCCTCACCGAAGACCAGATGGCCGAACTGACAAGCGACCTGGTCTGGCTGGTGGAAAAAGACGTGATCCTGCCGGACGGCCAAACAACGCGGGCGCTGGTACCCCAACTCTACGTGTGCGCCCTCAAAGAAGGCGACCTAGCTGCCTCAGGAGCTTTGCTCTCCGGCTATGACGTAAAGCTCAACCTCAGCGGCGACCTCACCAACAGCGGCGGCATCGCCGGCAACAACCTGGTCGCTCTGACCGCCGAAAACATCCGCAACCTCGGCGGCAGCATCCGGGGCAACAACCTGGACCTGCAAGCCCGAACCGACCTTGACAACATCGGCGGGCGGCTGGAAGCCGTCAGCAGCCTTACCGCCCAGGCCGGCAGAGACCTCAATCTCGTCACCACCACCACGGCCGCGGCCAACGACAACGGCAGCCGCACCGTCATCGACCGAATCGCCGGCCTCTACGTCACCGGCAGCAACGGGCTGCTCCTGGCCAGCGCCCAACGCAACGTCAACCTCACCGCCGCCGAAATCAACAACAGCGGCACCGACAGCCAAACCACCCTTGCCGCCGGGCAGGACCTCAACCTCGGCACCGTCGGGCAAAGCGGCAGCAACCGCCTGGTCTGGGATGGCAACAACCGGCGCAGCGACAGCTTCAGCAGCGAAACCGGCACCACCATCCAAACCCAGGGCAGCACCGAACTGCAAGCCGGCAATGACCTCAACGCCAGAGCCGCCTACCTGGACAGCCAAGGCCCCCTCACCCTCACCGCCGGCCGCGACGTCAACCTGACAGCAGGCCAGAGCAGCGACAATGTGGAGGAAAACCATCAGCACAAAGGCACCAGCGGCTTCTTCTCCAGCACCACCTACACCACCCACGACCAAGTTCAGGAAACCCTAAGCCAGGGCACCACCCTTTCGGCCGACAGCATCAGTGTCCAAACCGGCCGGGACATCAACATCAGCGGCAGCAACGTAGCCGCCACCCATGACGTAACCCTGCAGGCCGGCAACGACATTACCCTTACCGCCGCCCAACAAACCTCCCAGGAAGAACACATGCGCCAGCAAAAAACCTCCGGCCTCTTCAGCAGCGGCGGCCTCGGCTTCACCATCGGCAGCAAAAGCGAAAAAACCACCCTCGATCAACAAACCATGGAGCAAGCCGGCAGCACCATCGGCTCCATCGACGGCAACGTCAACCTCATTGCCGGCAACCAAGTCAACAGCGCCGGGACTACAATTATCAGCGGCCAGGACACCAACATCAGCGGCAAAAATGTCACCATCGACAACACAGTAAACACCTACGACAGCCAGTACAAATACGAATTCAAGCAAAGCGGCCTGAGTGTATCCTTAGGCGGCGGCGTAATCGATGCTGCCACGGGTGCTTATAACGACATCCAGCGCTCGGGCCAGGTACAGGATGACCGGCTTAAAACGCTGTATGAGTACAAAGCCGTTAAAGATCTTGAGAAACTGAAGGACTTCAAAGGCAACCTGACAAAAGGAGTGGGTGTCGGCGTCAGCATCGGCAGCAGCCAAATGAGCGCCGAACAAACAACCCACGCCGAAACCGTCAACCCGTCCAACATCAACGCCGGCGGCAACGTCAACATCACTGCCACCGACGGGGATATCAACCTGATAGCGACAAACATCCATGCCATCGACGTCCTGCTCGACGCCAAGCAAAACCTCAACCTGGACGCCGCCCAAAACCAACAACAGATCGACGGCAAAACCAGTTCCTCCTCCTGGTCCTTGGGAGCATCCTTCGGCCTTGACGGCAACTTTACCGGCCTGACCGGCGGCTTCGGCTCCGGCCACGGCACGGAAAACGGCAACACGGTAACCCATACCGGCAGCGTCATCGACGCCGCCGGCACCGTAACCCTCAAATCCGGCAACGACACCAACATTATCGGTTCCCAGGTCAAAGGCGACAAAGTCGTGGCCGACATCGGCGGCAACCTCAACCTCGCCAGCACGCAGGACAGCGATGACTACACGGCGAACAATCAAAGCACCGGCATTGGTTTCGGCACCGGCAAGATCAGCGGTACAACGGGCTCCTTCAATACCGGCAAGACCAACTCCAACTATGACAGTGTCACCGGTCAGGCAGGGATTTTTGCCGGGGCGGAAGGCTTTGATATTTATGTGGGGAAGAATACCGACCTGAAGGGTGCGGTGATTAGCAGCGAGGCTACGCCGGATAAGAATAAGCTCAGTACCGATACGCTGACTTACTCGGATATTGAGAATAAGGCGGAGTATTCAGCAAGCAGCAAAGGTATTGGCTACGCAGCAGGAAAAGATGCGAATGGTAACGACGTAGAAAAGAAAGACCTGGGACTAACGCCTAATCTTGGAGTATCAGCTAGTGGGGATGCCTCAAGTACAACCCAATCAGCTATTTCACCCGGAACTATTGAAGTCAGGAGTAATCCGAATCAGGATCTGAGTGGTTTAAGTCGTGACCCCGCCGGTGCTTTAAATGCACTCGACCAGATATTTGATAAAAAGACAGTTCAGGAAAAACAGGAATTAGCTCAATTATTTGGCGAAGTAGCATATAAAGCAATTGGTGATTTGGCACTTTCACAATACAAAAAAGCAGCGTCTGATCTTGCAAATGCTACACCGGAAACGGACGCATATAACGAAGCTTTAGCCCGGAGAGATGCATGGGCTCCAGGTGGAGCGAATGAAATAGCTCTACACGCTTTAGCCGGCGGTATTATGTCTGATCTTGGTGGCAATAGCTTTGGTTCTGGGGCAGTAGGCGCTGGGGTAAGTGAAGCTATACACGGACAACTTCAAAATTTATCTCCTGATTTGCAGCAATGGGCCAGTGCGATCATTGGGGCAGCTGCATCCGAAATTGCAGGTGGTAGTGGTCAGACAGGCGCATCAACCGCTGTATCGGGTATCGTAAATAATGGATTGATGCACGATCAGCAAATGAAGATGTACAGTGACTTGTCAAATGCAATAGTCAAAGCACAGAATACAGGAAACACAGAAGATATAGTAAAAGCAATTTTAGATTGGAGTACGGTTAATACAAATAATAATCGTAATCCAAATAATTCAGGATTAGGCGAAGCAGCAGATAAAGATGCAGATACAATTAATATTTTAAATGCAGCTGCGCAACAACTAGGAATTGACTTTAATTATAATGAAGGTGGTAGTCTTTCTGATAACTTAGCATCATTTAGACAAGCTATGATTCCTTCTAATCCGGATAATGTTCCGACTATTAGTACTGGAACACTGTTAGCTGGTGCTGCAACTGCTGTAGTAGCTGGTGTGACGCTGTATTATGTAGCGGGTAACTGGTATAAAGCAGCGGCAACTGGTACTGTTACAGGTACAGTTTGGGACAAAATAACCCCAATAGCTAGTAATTTACCTGGTACGGCTATACCAGCAACATTCCAACTTCAAACTGCACAGAGGGTTCTATATGTTAATTCGAACGCTACGAAGCATATGGCAGAAAATATTAATAGGTTTGGCGCTGAAAGTTGGACAGCAGAAATAAGAAGTCAAGCGATGTTATCCAGTTTTAATTCAGCAGTTCAACAGGGGATGGCGAATTTGGCAACTTCAGCACCAGGAAGGTACTTCATAAATGTAGGTGGATGGGAGCTGGGCATTAACACCGAAACGGGGGTAATATACCATGCATTATATAAATAA